The Ictidomys tridecemlineatus isolate mIctTri1 chromosome 1, mIctTri1.hap1, whole genome shotgun sequence DNA window CCTCTAAGTGGAAGAGGCCTTAAAGTTTCCCATAATAATtatgtgtttcattttatttctgaaagtttTGATTTATATGCTTTGCTGTTTAGTGCATACAATTCATCCAGCTTTTTCTTCTATATAAATTGAACTCTTATCAATCTATGACAGTACTTTTGTGTCTTCCTGTTTTTCCCTTGAATTATATTAGTCTAAAATGAACATTGTAACTACTACTGTGTTTAGTTTACCAGCCTAAATTCTCTCCtgtaatttgagttttaaattGTCCTATCATTTTACTTTATAAGTCTTTTGTAAAAGTATATATAGATGTTGTATTTTTTAACccaaatttctattttctatcttgTAAAGTTTACCTTCAAcaactgatatttattttttaatgtttttttcttagtGTGTCATAGTTATAAATATGagtggaattcattttgacatatttatacaagcataTAATATAATTGTCTCTAAtttagtccccagtatttcccctttccctctcttcctccttccccttgagaccctttttctatttttttttttggacttccttctactaatttattatttttattggtgcattataaagATAtgcataaaagtggaattcattatgatatattcatatatacacatagcatagtttggtcaatttcattctgaagTTCTTCTCTTTCTCACCCTTCCTTTATGGTTcacccttctattttcatgggattacCTCACTTTTTCCCCCAGTGTTAGGGATCAAaaccaggacctcatacatgccaggcaaatgatCTGCCATTGAGTCTATCCCTagcccctgctcccctcctcacacttaaaaaaaattatttgtttctctctaccttctgcatatgagagagaacatttggccctttgctttctgagtctagcttatttcacttagcatgatgttctccagttccatccatttgctgaaaatgccataattttattctcctttatggTTGAGTAGAAACTCCATtgttatatataccacattttctttcttttttaaaaattttatagaatttattttaacagAGATTTATGAATTGGGCAATGTGAGATTATAAACGGTTCAAGGTTTCACCAAGATGGTGCCAGGGGAAAATTTTATAAGGTGTTTGTGGAagcaagacaaagaaaatatttgactaaTGAAAGTGGAAAGTCTTAGATAGAGGTTAGTTGGTGGTTTCTGGTTGATAGTTTCTATTTTAAGGTTAGTTGGAAGTTTCTGGTGGTTTAagtttaagttttgttttattgtttacaCTGAGTTGAGTTTCAGTTTGTTAATAGAAAACCAAGGAATGGGAGTCATCTCATTCTAAAGGGAtctcagttaatttttaaaaaatactttaagaaaGTATGCTTCAGTCAAGTCTTGAATTGATGAAGAGGTATGTTTGGAAATGGTCCTTAAAGTATTGAGATTCAGCTTCAAGGATTATTTGTTGGGTCTGTTTAGCATatacagaattcttttttaaaaaaattatcatttaattcAATTATAGAGAATATAGGGGAATATGGCATGcattccattttgaattaacttgtACAGTGTGAGAGATTagggtctagttttattcttctacatatggatatacagtttctccagcaccatttgttaaaaagattgtcttttctccagtgtacgtttttggcatctttgtcaaggatcaggtgACTCTagatatgtgggtttgtctctgtatcttctgttGTTTCCCActgttttttgtgtttgtttttatgctaATAAAAGTTCCACTAtcgcattttttttttctcagaattgctttggctattctgggtttttttccaaatgaatttaaggactgttttgtttttgtagttctgtgaggaatgtcattggtattttgaggGTGATCggtgctgatgacatgatttcatAGGTGATTAGcataccagaagacttctagagctaataaacaaatttagcaaagtagcaggatatgagATCAACAttataaatcaatagctttttttATACTCCAACCACAAATCTGataggaaagaaataagaaaaaccattCTATTTGGGATAgccttaaaaaacaaaccaaaaaaaaaaaaaacccacaaaacccAAAACTTGGAAATAGATGTAACCAATTAGGTGAAAGAAGTCTGTGATGAAAACTGTagaaccctaaaaaaagaaattgaagaagatctcatAAGATAGAaaaacctcccatgttcttggaaaggcaaaattaatattttgaaaattgccaTATACCAGGAGCAATCAACCATTGTTATTTCTTATCAGCCCACTGTGTTTTAACTTATTTTAGAATTCTTgctttttgctttcttgtttgATTTTATCCTTTCTTGTCAGAATTTGTCTTTATAaagtcatttttagtttttttaagaaTAACACATTATTTCATTCTCCTCTTTTATGTATAAATAAGTTTTCATTAAGTGCCTTTGCCAAGGGATTTTTCCTATAAAAAAaaggtaatctgatttttttatgCAATATTCTGCTCTTTGCTATATTTTCAAGTCTTCTTTATTATCTATACAAAAGAAATATCCATTAATGTGACTGACTCTAGAAGAGCAGGGAGAGGAATCTCATAAACTTACACAGGAGCCACTTGGGCTGTTTCCCAGTCACTAGGAGCTGTCCATCTGATTTCCCCCATACCACCTGCTTTAACAGCCAGGTAAGACCTTTGTCACCAGCATTCTGTTAAGTCAACTTGAAATCCTCAGACTCCCTGAAATAAGTTAAGAACATgtataaaaaaacacaaaatgaagcTTTCAAAGTCAAATTGAGAGGATGCCAATATGTcctcataatatatatttttgcctTACAATCTAAAAAATATTGGTTCATATAAAGGCCTTTAATCTGCTCATTTAGCTTCCTCTCTGAGGCACTATGATCTTATTCAACAGCAAGTTAGATTAATTTTGGACTTATATTCTCAGAGTCCAAAAAGATACAAACATTCAACCTAATAATCCCATAAGGAGTAAACAAAAGTGAGAGTAAATGAAATAGAGGAAGAGGCTGCAGGATGACTGGGAATTGCACACAACCCCTTTATATATGTAAGACTCAGAGATAGGCATGTGGCTATGCTATCCCACCCTTCAGGGATTGGTAGGTAGGCAGCACAGAAAAAATTCAGGTCTTTTAGACAGACTCATGTCATTTTAGAATAGTATGGCCACATTATACCAAATACCTTATACTAAAgtcattttgtttcttcctttgcagCAAAGATGCAGTTGAGACAACTTTATTTTAGTATGTCCTATCATCCCTCATCCACAGTTAGAGGAGACCTACTGGCTACAATGTCCTTAGTGAGTGAGGTGTGGGGCCTGGGTGGCTAAGGGTTCATCATCCCACCCAGCTTCAGCAGAGCAATCAAGTGGCATGAATTCAGTACGTGGTGGCAACCCACGGTTGTTCCATGACCTGTTGACTTGTGACTCCCACAGTATTCCAAGATACAGGTGCACTTTCCCTTTGAGTTctcaaatgtttctttctttttctttttttttttaaaccctagCAAAGGGCACTAGGTGTACTGccctcaaacttttaaaaaaatatttattttttagttataggtggacacaatatctttattttatttttatgtggttctgaggatggaacccagtgcctcacgcatattaggtgagtgctctacctctgagccacaaccccagcccctcaattttttttttaagtgataaaattGACTAACAAGAAATGTCTTGTTTATAGGTGTATGGTGGGGGTGGATAATAGGAAGCTCAAGGGAAATTATTTATTGGGTTCATGAGACATGAACTTATTTCCTATGTCTAACGACGGTCTCACTTCAgtgtcctcatctataaagtgaaaaTGAACACAGGGACACAGGGTTTTTGACagaatttaagaattaaatgacACATTTCTCCAGCAGAATAGAAAAGAGTTGGGTTATGGAGAGAAGCTGAGCTGCCTTCCggaggaggagcaggggtgaCCAGTGGTGGAAAAACTGGGGAGGTGTCCCTCTGTTCAGCTTTCTGCCTGGACACTACCTGACCACTGTCTCCTTTATATTCACCTTTGCGCTGGATCCCAAAGTAAGAACGTTTCTAGTATATTACTCCTGgtactgctaaaaaaaaaaaaagagcaacccAGTAATCTCTAACCAGTTGTGAAGTACTTCTCCCTACTACACACATGACCGTCTAGGGAACACAAACACTGGGGCACAAACACTGAAGTTCTTCTCCCTACTACACACATGACCATCTGGGGAGCACAAACACATGGACAGAAGGGCATTTTGGGGATGGAGTGGGGAATTCTAAGCATTTCTAAAAGAGGAAATTGGGAGCATCTGTGAAACTGTAATCTGTGTTTCCTGTTTCTGGGACCACTGCCTGACAGCAGAGCTGGCAGCATCCTGGACAGggtgagttgttttgttttgttttgttctcttgcCTAGCCTAACAACTTGAAAAAAGATCATGTTCCTCAGGAACTTCAGCAGGGACAATGGGAAGAAGCTCTTCACTTCATGTTGCTTGTTCCATGATGCTCCAATCTTACGTCTACTAGGATTTTGTTTGCCAAATGAccacttcaacatttttttttcttagtggatTGACTGGATTATTTAGTTTAGGCACACAATTATCAGTGTGTGTTACATACACCCAGGAAGTTGGTGGCGGCCAGGATGTACAGAGTGGATTTGGAACCAAGTGGAAAAGGAACCAAGCCCTTTGGTCCAAGTCTTTGGTGACTTTTCCAGCATTTCCATCCCGAGTCATGTTTGAACAGATTTTGTGGAAATGGTAAGGAAGTAGAAGAGAGTCCGTCACAACCACAAGGACGAAGTACTGATACTCTAGGTTACATGAAGCAAAAAAGCACTGGTAGCACCAAGAAATGAATGAGCTAATCCAAAGTCCAGTAACTTGTTTCAACAATCAACTAGATAGGTGAAGGTGGAAATTTATACTGCTGGATGTGAAGAGTGATAAGATAAGCAGATAGTGGAAGTGTTGATGTGTGTGCTGCCTGACACTGaaatagtaatgaaaaataaCTACCATCCTTTGGTAAGACGGATGCTAGGCTTTGCAGAGCCCTGTggtatctgtgatttttttttttttttacactcttTATGGGTAAGGAGGAAAGGCTCAGATGGATTAATGTTGTTCACGTGCACAGAGCTGATGAGTGGCAGAGTGAAGTTCTATACCCTGgtctgactcttttttttttttttttttttttcattttgccatGCTATTTGTCAAGACTAGGCAGAGTTAAAAGATAGAAGTCTAGAATTTTAATTCATCTCTTAAAGCTTCATATTAACCTTAGCCAATGGTTTTTGTCTCCCAATTCCCaactctgtctcccaactctgtttaCAAACAGGATGATTTGGTTATCACAGATATTTCTGGTGGAGAGCCTCTTGGAAAAATAACCACAAAGACAGCAGAAAGTAGGGAAGAAAACACAAGAAGTTTCCAAAATTTAACACCCATTATACATCTGGTTTATCTTCTTTCAGAGCATGGGGCCTTCTTGCTACAGACTTAGACGCTGTGTATAAATAGGGAAATGAAGAAAGTTGTTGAGGAAGGGGGTACCATTGTAATTTAAAATGGTCTGTGAAAGCAATTTGGCTTGGGTTGGCTGTGTGGCAGGCCAACAGGAGACAAACAGAACTCAATTATTATTAGGTAGTTTGAAAAACAAATTGCACATAAGAGAAAGGCATATACCACTACAAGTGAGCAGTCATCTAAGTAGCCCTCAGAAGATTCTGCCTAATGCTCAAGGCTGCTTGGAAGACTTGATAACTTTAAAGTGGAGTTTATTCAGCAAATTGCTGACCAGAATTTCTATGTGAtgatctcttcttccttctctttcaaattgtattatttcacattttaaaaacagaaatgaaaggcGTATTTACAAGTCTTCATATGCTTATGcatagagaaacagaaaaagtaagaTAAATTGTGAAGGACAAAAGAATACCTTGTCCTAAATGAGCTACAATTAAGAGGAAGAGAATAAATGCAAGGTagtgaaatctaaataaaaaaaaattcttttttctcttgctcAACAAGAGGAGGAACATATTATTCTTTGTTAGTGTCCTTGGGTGATAGTGCTAATTGATCAGTAAGATGATAATTAAGCTTACCTATGTATGCTTTGCTTTTTAGTCACAACAGAGACTGAATATGTAAGAATTAGCTGCATCAATTATAACAACAAATTATTCCTTtcataatttctctcttctttaccTCCAATGTTTGCACCAAATACTTGATATATTCTTATATGTgacccaaaatatataaaaggaaattttcacTGGATAATGAAGTAGAAATTCTGATGAAGCAGGACTTGGATGTTCCTTTAACCCAGCGATATGAATCTATAAGCagtgttctatttttcttttacttattattaAGAGACTTTCCAGGCCTTGTCCTTATCCAACACAAAGTATTTGAATGAGCATGAGTTTCAGCCACTCTGGATACCTCGTAAATGGTAAGAACTTCTCATGCATTCAAAAGCAATTACAGTTTATATCCTTGATCTTGAAATGTTTGTTTGATTTGTACACCAGTTATGAGGAATAGTTGGgaaaatgattttctccattAAACTGAGCAGAGTGGATTAAATATATCATTCATTTGtgctaaagaataaaatacttgataATGCTAGCAGTTTGCACTGTTTTAAGATTGACAGCAAAAGGTCAAGttataaaatagaatacacaagCTGCTTAAACGGGTTTTTCTGAACGTGAAGGAGGAATAGTTCTTTAGGTTTAGACCAATGCAAGCTGGTTTCCCTAAGAGCTGCCCAAATGTTAGGATGCATTAACCTTAGCACAGTACCACAGATCAGCTCTTTCTGTAGACTCTGAAGAAACACCATAATGTTAGGAATTTCCACATGGCTCTCACCTCAACATGGTTCTCCCAAATTTACTGGATTCTTGAGTAAATTTGCAAAAGCAATAATGCCCCAGTTCCCTTTTACACCAACAAACCAACCATGACTGACCAAGTATGAAAATTTGTGAAATTTACCATATGCCACTTACTTGTACCAATATGTAAGTGCAGACCAAAAAGGAACCATATGCTAGAATGTGTTATGCTCATGTATGTTTATGATGCTGATGTatgcaaatatgtaaatataaagatCACATGTACCTCCAAGTACTTGGAGAGCATCCTGGGTCCTTtgtaataaatgaatacatggcAAGATATGAACTCATCAATTTAGACGTACAATTCAGTAACATGAATTCCAGATAGCAATGTACTgatatttcttcatataaatttgCTGATAAACtaggaataaaataattattgcaaGCATCTCTGCCCTTTGATTGAATATGTTCTGATAAAATGGCCTGATTTTCCATATCATTTGGATGAAAACTGTATTAAAAGTGAGACACTATAAACTcaagaataagaagaaagaagCTGGGTTGGGCCAAATGACTGTGGTTCTAATATGGAAAACTTTCATGAAGAAGATATGGAAGGATtgaaagtcctttttcaccccctCAAACCAGCCcaacttttagaaataaaaattgtcagCATGCATCAGAGATAATCATTTTACCTTCTAAAGATGTGAAGCTTCAGAAATGTCAAGTGACCAAACAAGTATGtgcagaaattaacttttttattatatatcatataatgtAGTAGTAAAGTTTGTTTGAAGTGCATGAATAAAAAGTTAGTGAAATTACAGGAGGAACAATCTATATAGCAATAATAGGTGCATTCCCTGtgcatctgaaagaaaaaaagaaaagagttttcactcattttggCCTAAAACTTAGTGTTCAGGTTCCCAGGATTCTGACAACAGAACCCGGATAACGCTGATTAGAACCATAGGGGCTTTAcaataaaagctaaaatattgACCATATGATGGCAAAAAGTCTTATTTTGTGGTTAACTTATTCTCTTCTAGCTACTCTCTGATGAAGTTGGTGGTGCTGTAGAGGAGGACCGCCGCCTCCTGGACGAGGACCGGGACCGCTCAGCGTTGTAGGTGACGTGCTTGTCGTAGTTCTCCATCTGAGCCTCAATGAAGTCTCTCTGCTGCTGTCTGATGGTCTGGCTGAGGAGCCCAGGGAGGGCGTGGATGCTGCCAATCAAAGTCTCTAATTTGGTTTCCAGGGTAACAATCCTCTTCTCAAAGTCTTCGCTCCTTTCATTTAAGTCGGAAATCATGTCATACATGATATTCTGGGTCTGAAAAACAGGatggaaaagaaattagaaacatAACTAAGAGGCTTATAGACTTGCCCTAGAAGTAATCTGCAAAGTCCTGGAGCTTTAGGGTTGGTCTCTTGGTGGTGACATCTGGTGTAACAAGGTGTCACTGAACTGAATGGTTACTTTGCAAAGAAAATTCCATATGTTGCTCAATGCTGAGATTTAGAAATTGATTAACATTGAAAACATTCATATTgaaatttgttaaattaattagACAATTAATTTGGTTCAGTTTCAGAAAATGTAGTGTAGCTACAGACTATGATTTTAGGTGGTGTGAAGACAGATGAAATTGTTTCAAATTTATGGGTGTGTTTTAAGGGTTGTCACAAAAGTTAGCACATCAAATGCATTTTAATAAGGCAAGGCCAATCTTTCAAAAGACTAGCAGATTTAAGGAATTATAAAAGTACAGATGATTTGGAATGTAAAAAGATTTTGAGGGTGGAATATAGATAAAGCTGAGGATTTATCTGAAGAAGTGATTTAGTAAATTAAAGCAATAAATTCCTAAATACATTTTGTTGTCTTGCGGTCCAAATCATAGACCACTCTTCATTGatttcaaatagatttttttttacagaaaaatttagaataaataataaattctcaaaataaaagttcagGGAGATACTGAAGTTGCCAGTCTACCTGTGGGAATGTCTTAATTGGAGCTAAGTATTCAATTCATAAGTCTGATTCCTACTTATATTTTATGATGTAGCCAAGAGATGGGACTCCAGGGTTGATCACCTCAGAGGAAAGGACAGAGATGTTAAACTTGTCTGTTAATCCTCTGTCCTaatcttccttccttttgcttCATCTCACCTTACAATATATCTTCTTATCTTGCTTAACAACCTCTTAAAGATGATAAATGAACCCCATTAAATGGGGGAACTATTCAGAACACAGACACCTTGTTTAGTTCTGCTGTGGAGACAGCCTACCTTAGCTGTATTTTCACTGCATACAAGTGAACACTATCCATTTGATCAAGAAATTCTGAATCCTATGGCATGTACGGTCCTGTCATCATAAGAATGGCACTAATGAAATAATTGGAAATGACATCTTGCCTTATAGATGTACTCTTGAAGTCCAATTACTTCTCTATGTCACATTTCTGAAGGGTCTATCATTTAACCTAGGAGTGATGCAAGAACCTGCCCCAAAGGAGGGCAATATTAATCAACGATGTCTTTCTACCTGCCACTCTGTGCCACCCAGCTTAATTACAAGCTTGCTCTCCCCAGGTAAGTTAAATACCTCACTTATGTTCACCTACTTATAGTAGGTGCTACTGATATACATGAAAAGGAATATAATTTAGATGCATTGTTTAGTGACATGAGGCCAAAGGTGTAATTGTTAAAGATTATACTTAAGGCTATAGAAAGAACATAGCTGATTGTCAAATGTAAAACAGAACATACAGATCTAATCGAAAGTTGCCTATTTCAAAGCATTTGTGGTAAAAGGCTAAAAATGCATGTTATTCTATTATCTCTTTTAGAATTACCTCAAAAGGATACAGTGTATTGATTATTGATATTCATTTTTTGAGAGTGGATTTTACTGGGGgaagaacaattaaaaattcagataaatCTTTTAAATGGAATAGAAAGACTAGATAATTAttaacatactttttaaaaagtatgattgATATAATGTGATGTAGAAAGACCCATAAAAAGgtccattttttaacttttaggaTGCAATTTTTGGAAGTCTTTTTAGTTTCAATTTTACATTCTTAGgagtttgtttaaaatatataaaattttattgttgagttCTATTTAACCCTGAACCTCATAGTCACATGTGAGATGAAATTCTGCTctcagagaagaggtttaagaatTACAGATGTATTCGTTTTCACTTGTGAAACTATGGTGCCTCTAAATTCACTACAAGTAGGGAAGACTTTAGAATGGGGGTTGAATAATGTATATGGAAAGAGAGCgtattaaataaaagttttagaagAGTGCTTTTACGATGATGGACCTTCAATTCTGAGTGGTTTGTTGGTTTGATGAATTAATTAAATTTGTGGTAGGATCCTTGCAAAGTATTACTAATGATTGCATAGTAGTCAAGAGATGGGACTGTGAGGGCCAAGTACCCTGAGGCTTACCTTTGCCAGATCCACCAAGGTATTTGCTTGGTCATTTAGCTTCCTCTGCTCCATTTTCACACTTCTTAATCTAAAAGACAGAATGTGAAGTCAGAAAAGTTCTCTTCTTTCTTGAGGTATCTTATGGCTTCCCAAGAGCATGCACAAAATTGACAAGAGCAAATAACTGCATGGATAATGCCTTGTATTTGGGGGTAAAGACCATACTGGTTATGTGTCTGGTACAATGAGAAGCATGCTTCCCCAACACggcaaaaaagaaaggagagagcaaGAGATGAGATGTCCTCAGGACAACTATTACCAGGTAAGTTGAATTCAGAAAGGCTCATAAGGATTTAACCATATGAGAAAAAGCCAAAACATTCCTTAAAGCCCCAGTATCGTGACAAATAGACATAGGAAGAAATATGCAAAGCAACTGGAATTTCAACAATGTTGGAGCAATGAGCACCTTCCTATGCCTACGTGACTAGATACAGGTATTAACCCTGTTTAGTCTGAAATGAATTGGGTTAGGTATTTGAACCTGATGAAAACACAGTGATAAGTGAGATTcttattaacaaaaataaaacttttattcaaCCAGCAGCAAGATAACTCAAAACACATAATTCTCTTATTCTTCATTGTATTTCACTAGATGTTCATCTTAAACTGCCATTGAATTTGAAGGGAGGCCAGACCATTTCCTTGGAAGAAcctctcttaattttttattgtagataAAAAAGTTACAACAAAGTATCTGCTGGATAGACTCTCTATTTGTAAGGTTACTTTCAACTACTTTAAAATATCATTGTATGTATCAAGTCAAAAGGCCACTCTTTCAAAAAACTATCCTTCTCAATGAGAAATGACTATTCTGTATTTATTGTATTATAACAAAGACTTATTCTGTGTTTACTATGTCCAAGAAATTAATATTCTTTTCCAAGAGGAAAAGTGATTTATTGTTCTTTAAGCAAACATTTCAAAGCCTTGCTCCAAAAAGGGAAATGGGTCCTTCTATGCTACTTTGTGAAAATGGGGGCAGGGGGATCCACATCAGTCTTATTTTGCTTGATGATAGATCCCTTTACAAAGTAGAGTTTTAATGCTCAAGAAAGCATTTTGCTATTTTTCAATTTAAGGTGTAGTA harbors:
- the Kcnn2 gene encoding small conductance calcium-activated potassium channel protein 2 isoform X4, with translation MWLISITFLSIGYGDMVPNTYCGKGVCLLTGIMGAGCTALVVAVVARKLELTKAEKHVHNFMMDTQLTKRVKNAAANVLRETWLIYKNTKLVKKIDHAKVRKHQRKFLQAIHQLRSVKMEQRKLNDQANTLVDLAKTQNIMYDMISDLNERSEDFEKRIVTLETKLETLIGSIHALPGLLSQTIRQQQRDFIEAQMENYDKHVTYNAERSRSSSRRRRSSSTAPPTSSESS